One Setaria viridis chromosome 3, Setaria_viridis_v4.0, whole genome shotgun sequence DNA window includes the following coding sequences:
- the LOC117848665 gene encoding beta-galactosidase 7 isoform X4: MPINIAVLAVLATVCTPAAAAERRRWVEEGDGVRREVTLDSRALVVDGTRRVLFAGEMHYTRSTPEMWPRLIAKAKEGGLDVIQTYVFWNVHEPVQGQYNFEGRYDLVKFIKEIQAQGLYVSLRIGPFIEAEWKYGGFPFWLHDVPNITFRSDNEPFKQHMQRFVTDIVSMMKHEGLYYPQGGPIITSQIENEYQMVEPAFGSSGQRYVRWAAAMAVNLQTGVPWTMCKQNDAPDPVINTCNGLICGETFVGPNSANKPALWTENWTSRYLIYGNDTKLRSPEDIAFAVALFIARKNGSYMSYYMYHGGTNFGRFSSSYVTTNYYDGAPLDEYGLIWQPTWGHLRELHTAVKQSSEPLLFGTYSNFSLGQEQEAHIFETESQCVAFLVNFDQHQISEVVFRNISLQLAPKSISILSDCKRVVFETAKVNAQHGSRTAEEVQSFSDINTWKAFKEPIPQDVSKAMYTGNQLFDHLSTTKDETDYLWYIVGYEYTPSDDGQLVLINVESRAHILHAFVNNAYVGRIHGSHDGPASIILSTNISLNEGPNNISLLSAMVGSPDSGAHMERRVFGIRKVSIQQGQEPEHLLDNELWGNQVGLFGERNHIYTQEGSKRVEWTTINNLAYSPLIWYKTTFPTPAGNDAIALNLTSMGKGEVWINGESIGRYWVSFKAPSGNPSQSLYHIPRQFLNPQDNILVLFEEMGGDPQQITVNTLSVTRVCSNVNELSAPSLQSQDNEPAVNLWCQEGKQISAIEFASYGNPVGDCTNYGSGSCHAGSSDSVVKQACLGKSGCSIPVTTDKFGGDPCPGIQKSLVVVASCG; the protein is encoded by the exons ATGCCGATAAACATCGCCGTGCTCGCCGTGTTGGCGACCGTGTgcacgccggcggcagcggcagagaGAAGGCGGTGGGTGGAGGAAGGAGACGGCGTGCGGAGAGAGGTGACGCTGGACAGCAGGGCCCTGGTAGTGGATGGCACGAGGAGGGTGCTGTTCGCCGGTGAGATGCACTACACCAGAAGCACACCTGAG ATGTGGCCAAGACTCATTGCTAAAGCAAAGGAAGGTGGCCTTGATGTAATACAGACTTATGTATTTTGGAATGTTCATGAGCCTGTCCAGGGCCAG TACAACTTCGAGGGGAGATATGATCTTGTGAAATTCATCAAAGAGATTCAAGCTCAAGGACTCTATGTCAGCCTCAGGATTGGTCCTTTCATAGAGGCAGAATGGAAATACGG AGGATTTCCGTTTTGGCTACATGATGTCCCAAATATTACATTCCGAAGTGACAACGAACCCTTTAAG CAACATATGCAAAGATTTGTCACAGATATAGTAAGCATGATGAAACATGAAGGGCTTTATTACCCACAAGGAGGCCCCATTATAACTTCTCAG ATTGAGAATGAATACCAAATGGTTGAGCCTGCATTTGGCTCAAGTGGGCAACGTTATGTCAGGTGGGCAGCTGCAATGGCTGTAAACCTTCAGACAGGTGTTCCCTGGACGATGTGCAAGCAAAATGATGCTCCAGATCCAGTT ATCAATACCTGCAATGGGCTTATCTGTGGAGAAACATTTGTTGGACCAAACTCAGCTAATAAGCCTGCACTGTGGACAGAAAATTGGACCTCTCG CTATCTTATATACGGTAATGACACAAAATTGAGATCTCCAGAAGATATTGCCTTTGCAGTTGCACTCTTTATAGCAAGAAAGAATGGAAGCTACATGAGCTACTATATG TACCATGGGGGAACGAACTTCGGGAGGTTTTCTTCTTCATATGTGACAACAAACTACTATGATGGAGCTCCTCTTGATGAGTATG GTTTAATATGGCAACCAACATGGGGTCATCTCAGAGAACTGCATACTGCAGTAAAACAGTCATCAGAACCATTACTATTCGGGACATACTCCAATTTTTCTTTAGGTCAAGAACAAGAG GCACATATTTTTGAAACAGAATCGCAATGTGTGGCTTTCCTAGTCAACTTTGATCAGCATCAGATATCAGAGGTCGTATTTCGTAATATATCATTGCAACTGGCCCCTAAATCAATCAGCATTCTCTCAGATTGTAAGAGAGTAGTTTTTGAAACTGCTAAG GTAAATGCTCAGCATGGGTCAAGAACAGCTGAAGAAGTACAATCTTTCAGTGACATTAATACTTGGAAGGCATTCAAAGAACCAATTCCTCAAGATGTGAGTAAAGCTATGTACACTGGAAACCAACTCTTTGACCATCTATCAACCACTAAAGATGAGACAGACTATCTATGGTACATTGTTGG TTATGAATATACACCAAGTGATGATGGCCAGCTTGTGCTAATTAATGTTGAGTCACGAGCACATATTTTGCATGCCTTTGTCAACAATGCATATGTAG GTAGAATACATGGGAGTCATGATGGACCTGCCAGTATAATTCTCAGCACGAATATTTCTCTCAATGAAGGACCGAACAACATATCATTGCTAAGTGCTATGGTTGGATCACCG GATTCTGGTGCTCATATGGAAAGAAGAGTCTTTGGAATCCGGAAAGTGAGCATACAGCAGGGACAAGAGCCAGAACATCTGCTCGACAATGAGCTATGGGGAAACCAA GTTGGCTTATTTGGGGAAAGGAATCACATCTACACACAAGAAGGATCAAAACGTGTTGAATGGACAACTATCAACAATTTGGCATATAGTCCGCTTATTTGGTACAAG ACAACATTTCCCACACCAGCAGGGAATGACGCAATAGCACTGAACCTTACTAGTATGGGTAAGGGTGAAGTGTGGATCAACGGAGAGAGCATCGGACGATATTGGGTCTCTTTCAAGGCTCCTAGTGGCAATCCTTCGCAATCTTT GTACCACATACCACGGCAATTTCTAAACCCTCAAGACAACATCCTGGTCCTTTTTGAGGAAATGGGAGGTGACCCACAACAGATAACAGTGAACACACTGTCCGTCACAAGAGTGTGTAGCAATGTGAATGAGCTGTCTGCACCATCACTCCAGTCCCAGGACAATGAACCAGCAGTCAATCTCTGGTGCCAGGAAGGAAAACAGATCTCGGCAATTGAGTTTGCAAGCTATGGAAATCCCGTGGGGGACTGCACGAATTATGGTTCTGGAAGCTGTCATGCTGGATCATCGGACTCTGTTGTAAAACAG GCTTGCTTGGGTAAAAGTGGGTGCTCTATTCCCGTAACAACTGACAAATTTGGAGGGGACCCGTGTCCTGGCATCCAAAAATCCCTTGTAGTCGTGGCGAGTTGCGGATGA
- the LOC117848665 gene encoding beta-galactosidase 7 isoform X2 has protein sequence MGVAEVVAGIVVLWLAVCTAAAAGSGRWRSEEGWGVQGEVTYDHRALVLNGTRRMLFSGEMHYPRSTPEMWPRLIAKAKEGGLDVIQTYVFWNVHEPVQGQYNFEGRYDLVKFIKEIQAQGLYVSLRIGPFIEAEWKYGGFPFWLHDVPNITFRSDNEPFKQHMQRFVTDIVSMMKHEGLYYPQGGPIITSQIENEYQMVEPAFGSSGQRYVRWAAAMAVNLQTGVPWTMCKQNDAPDPVINTCNGLICGETFVGPNSANKPALWTENWTSRYLIYGNDTKLRSPEDIAFAVALFIARKNGSYMSYYMYHGGTNFGRFSSSYVTTNYYDGAPLDEYGKYLIIYTNGSVLNIFTQFHNSKHINKFNESYPGLIWQPTWGHLRELHTAVKQSSEPLLFGTYSNFSLGQEQEAHIFETESQCVAFLVNFDQHQISEVVFRNISLQLAPKSISILSDCKRVVFETAKVNAQHGSRTAEEVQSFSDINTWKAFKEPIPQDVSKAMYTGNQLFDHLSTTKDETDYLWYIVGYEYTPSDDGQLVLINVESRAHILHAFVNNAYVGRIHGSHDGPASIILSTNISLNEGPNNISLLSAMVGSPDSGAHMERRVFGIRKVSIQQGQEPEHLLDNELWGNQVGLFGERNHIYTQEGSKRVEWTTINNLAYSPLIWYKTTFPTPAGNDAIALNLTSMGKGEVWINGESIGRYWVSFKAPSGNPSQSLYHIPRQFLNPQDNILVLFEEMGGDPQQITVNTLSVTRVCSNVNELSAPSLQSQDNEPAVNLWCQEGKQISAIEFASYGNPVGDCTNYGSGSCHAGSSDSVVKQACLGKSGCSIPVTTDKFGGDPCPGIQKSLVVVASCG, from the exons ATGTGGCCAAGACTCATTGCTAAAGCAAAGGAAGGTGGCCTTGATGTAATACAGACTTATGTATTTTGGAATGTTCATGAGCCTGTCCAGGGCCAG TACAACTTCGAGGGGAGATATGATCTTGTGAAATTCATCAAAGAGATTCAAGCTCAAGGACTCTATGTCAGCCTCAGGATTGGTCCTTTCATAGAGGCAGAATGGAAATACGG AGGATTTCCGTTTTGGCTACATGATGTCCCAAATATTACATTCCGAAGTGACAACGAACCCTTTAAG CAACATATGCAAAGATTTGTCACAGATATAGTAAGCATGATGAAACATGAAGGGCTTTATTACCCACAAGGAGGCCCCATTATAACTTCTCAG ATTGAGAATGAATACCAAATGGTTGAGCCTGCATTTGGCTCAAGTGGGCAACGTTATGTCAGGTGGGCAGCTGCAATGGCTGTAAACCTTCAGACAGGTGTTCCCTGGACGATGTGCAAGCAAAATGATGCTCCAGATCCAGTT ATCAATACCTGCAATGGGCTTATCTGTGGAGAAACATTTGTTGGACCAAACTCAGCTAATAAGCCTGCACTGTGGACAGAAAATTGGACCTCTCG CTATCTTATATACGGTAATGACACAAAATTGAGATCTCCAGAAGATATTGCCTTTGCAGTTGCACTCTTTATAGCAAGAAAGAATGGAAGCTACATGAGCTACTATATG TACCATGGGGGAACGAACTTCGGGAGGTTTTCTTCTTCATATGTGACAACAAACTACTATGATGGAGCTCCTCTTGATGAGTATGGtaaatatttaattatttatacAAATGGAAGCGTGCTAAATATATTTACACAATTTCATAATTCAAAGCACATCAATAAATTCAATGAATCATATCCAGGTTTAATATGGCAACCAACATGGGGTCATCTCAGAGAACTGCATACTGCAGTAAAACAGTCATCAGAACCATTACTATTCGGGACATACTCCAATTTTTCTTTAGGTCAAGAACAAGAG GCACATATTTTTGAAACAGAATCGCAATGTGTGGCTTTCCTAGTCAACTTTGATCAGCATCAGATATCAGAGGTCGTATTTCGTAATATATCATTGCAACTGGCCCCTAAATCAATCAGCATTCTCTCAGATTGTAAGAGAGTAGTTTTTGAAACTGCTAAG GTAAATGCTCAGCATGGGTCAAGAACAGCTGAAGAAGTACAATCTTTCAGTGACATTAATACTTGGAAGGCATTCAAAGAACCAATTCCTCAAGATGTGAGTAAAGCTATGTACACTGGAAACCAACTCTTTGACCATCTATCAACCACTAAAGATGAGACAGACTATCTATGGTACATTGTTGG TTATGAATATACACCAAGTGATGATGGCCAGCTTGTGCTAATTAATGTTGAGTCACGAGCACATATTTTGCATGCCTTTGTCAACAATGCATATGTAG GTAGAATACATGGGAGTCATGATGGACCTGCCAGTATAATTCTCAGCACGAATATTTCTCTCAATGAAGGACCGAACAACATATCATTGCTAAGTGCTATGGTTGGATCACCG GATTCTGGTGCTCATATGGAAAGAAGAGTCTTTGGAATCCGGAAAGTGAGCATACAGCAGGGACAAGAGCCAGAACATCTGCTCGACAATGAGCTATGGGGAAACCAA GTTGGCTTATTTGGGGAAAGGAATCACATCTACACACAAGAAGGATCAAAACGTGTTGAATGGACAACTATCAACAATTTGGCATATAGTCCGCTTATTTGGTACAAG ACAACATTTCCCACACCAGCAGGGAATGACGCAATAGCACTGAACCTTACTAGTATGGGTAAGGGTGAAGTGTGGATCAACGGAGAGAGCATCGGACGATATTGGGTCTCTTTCAAGGCTCCTAGTGGCAATCCTTCGCAATCTTT GTACCACATACCACGGCAATTTCTAAACCCTCAAGACAACATCCTGGTCCTTTTTGAGGAAATGGGAGGTGACCCACAACAGATAACAGTGAACACACTGTCCGTCACAAGAGTGTGTAGCAATGTGAATGAGCTGTCTGCACCATCACTCCAGTCCCAGGACAATGAACCAGCAGTCAATCTCTGGTGCCAGGAAGGAAAACAGATCTCGGCAATTGAGTTTGCAAGCTATGGAAATCCCGTGGGGGACTGCACGAATTATGGTTCTGGAAGCTGTCATGCTGGATCATCGGACTCTGTTGTAAAACAG GCTTGCTTGGGTAAAAGTGGGTGCTCTATTCCCGTAACAACTGACAAATTTGGAGGGGACCCGTGTCCTGGCATCCAAAAATCCCTTGTAGTCGTGGCGAGTTGCGGATGA
- the LOC117848665 gene encoding beta-galactosidase 7 isoform X3 produces MGVAEVVAGIVVLWLAVCTAAAAGSGRWRSEEGWGVQGEVTYDHRALVLNGTRRMLFSGEMHYPRSTPEMWPRLIAKAKEGGLDVIQTYVFWNVHEPVQGQYNFEGRYDLVKFIKEIQAQGLYVSLRIGPFIEAEWKYGGFPFWLHDVPNITFRSDNEPFKQHMQRFVTDIVSMMKHEGLYYPQGGPIITSQIENEYQMVEPAFGSSGQRYVRWAAAMAVNLQTGVPWTMCKQNDAPDPVINTCNGLICGETFVGPNSANKPALWTENWTSRYLIYGNDTKLRSPEDIAFAVALFIARKNGSYMSYYMYHGGTNFGRFSSSYVTTNYYDGAPLDEYGLIWQPTWGHLRELHTAVKQSSEPLLFGTYSNFSLGQEQEAHIFETESQCVAFLVNFDQHQISEVVFRNISLQLAPKSISILSDCKRVVFETAKVNAQHGSRTAEEVQSFSDINTWKAFKEPIPQDVSKAMYTGNQLFDHLSTTKDETDYLWYIVGYEYTPSDDGQLVLINVESRAHILHAFVNNAYVGRIHGSHDGPASIILSTNISLNEGPNNISLLSAMVGSPDSGAHMERRVFGIRKVSIQQGQEPEHLLDNELWGNQVGLFGERNHIYTQEGSKRVEWTTINNLAYSPLIWYKTTFPTPAGNDAIALNLTSMGKGEVWINGESIGRYWVSFKAPSGNPSQSLYHIPRQFLNPQDNILVLFEEMGGDPQQITVNTLSVTRVCSNVNELSAPSLQSQDNEPAVNLWCQEGKQISAIEFASYGNPVGDCTNYGSGSCHAGSSDSVVKQACLGKSGCSIPVTTDKFGGDPCPGIQKSLVVVASCG; encoded by the exons ATGTGGCCAAGACTCATTGCTAAAGCAAAGGAAGGTGGCCTTGATGTAATACAGACTTATGTATTTTGGAATGTTCATGAGCCTGTCCAGGGCCAG TACAACTTCGAGGGGAGATATGATCTTGTGAAATTCATCAAAGAGATTCAAGCTCAAGGACTCTATGTCAGCCTCAGGATTGGTCCTTTCATAGAGGCAGAATGGAAATACGG AGGATTTCCGTTTTGGCTACATGATGTCCCAAATATTACATTCCGAAGTGACAACGAACCCTTTAAG CAACATATGCAAAGATTTGTCACAGATATAGTAAGCATGATGAAACATGAAGGGCTTTATTACCCACAAGGAGGCCCCATTATAACTTCTCAG ATTGAGAATGAATACCAAATGGTTGAGCCTGCATTTGGCTCAAGTGGGCAACGTTATGTCAGGTGGGCAGCTGCAATGGCTGTAAACCTTCAGACAGGTGTTCCCTGGACGATGTGCAAGCAAAATGATGCTCCAGATCCAGTT ATCAATACCTGCAATGGGCTTATCTGTGGAGAAACATTTGTTGGACCAAACTCAGCTAATAAGCCTGCACTGTGGACAGAAAATTGGACCTCTCG CTATCTTATATACGGTAATGACACAAAATTGAGATCTCCAGAAGATATTGCCTTTGCAGTTGCACTCTTTATAGCAAGAAAGAATGGAAGCTACATGAGCTACTATATG TACCATGGGGGAACGAACTTCGGGAGGTTTTCTTCTTCATATGTGACAACAAACTACTATGATGGAGCTCCTCTTGATGAGTATG GTTTAATATGGCAACCAACATGGGGTCATCTCAGAGAACTGCATACTGCAGTAAAACAGTCATCAGAACCATTACTATTCGGGACATACTCCAATTTTTCTTTAGGTCAAGAACAAGAG GCACATATTTTTGAAACAGAATCGCAATGTGTGGCTTTCCTAGTCAACTTTGATCAGCATCAGATATCAGAGGTCGTATTTCGTAATATATCATTGCAACTGGCCCCTAAATCAATCAGCATTCTCTCAGATTGTAAGAGAGTAGTTTTTGAAACTGCTAAG GTAAATGCTCAGCATGGGTCAAGAACAGCTGAAGAAGTACAATCTTTCAGTGACATTAATACTTGGAAGGCATTCAAAGAACCAATTCCTCAAGATGTGAGTAAAGCTATGTACACTGGAAACCAACTCTTTGACCATCTATCAACCACTAAAGATGAGACAGACTATCTATGGTACATTGTTGG TTATGAATATACACCAAGTGATGATGGCCAGCTTGTGCTAATTAATGTTGAGTCACGAGCACATATTTTGCATGCCTTTGTCAACAATGCATATGTAG GTAGAATACATGGGAGTCATGATGGACCTGCCAGTATAATTCTCAGCACGAATATTTCTCTCAATGAAGGACCGAACAACATATCATTGCTAAGTGCTATGGTTGGATCACCG GATTCTGGTGCTCATATGGAAAGAAGAGTCTTTGGAATCCGGAAAGTGAGCATACAGCAGGGACAAGAGCCAGAACATCTGCTCGACAATGAGCTATGGGGAAACCAA GTTGGCTTATTTGGGGAAAGGAATCACATCTACACACAAGAAGGATCAAAACGTGTTGAATGGACAACTATCAACAATTTGGCATATAGTCCGCTTATTTGGTACAAG ACAACATTTCCCACACCAGCAGGGAATGACGCAATAGCACTGAACCTTACTAGTATGGGTAAGGGTGAAGTGTGGATCAACGGAGAGAGCATCGGACGATATTGGGTCTCTTTCAAGGCTCCTAGTGGCAATCCTTCGCAATCTTT GTACCACATACCACGGCAATTTCTAAACCCTCAAGACAACATCCTGGTCCTTTTTGAGGAAATGGGAGGTGACCCACAACAGATAACAGTGAACACACTGTCCGTCACAAGAGTGTGTAGCAATGTGAATGAGCTGTCTGCACCATCACTCCAGTCCCAGGACAATGAACCAGCAGTCAATCTCTGGTGCCAGGAAGGAAAACAGATCTCGGCAATTGAGTTTGCAAGCTATGGAAATCCCGTGGGGGACTGCACGAATTATGGTTCTGGAAGCTGTCATGCTGGATCATCGGACTCTGTTGTAAAACAG GCTTGCTTGGGTAAAAGTGGGTGCTCTATTCCCGTAACAACTGACAAATTTGGAGGGGACCCGTGTCCTGGCATCCAAAAATCCCTTGTAGTCGTGGCGAGTTGCGGATGA
- the LOC117848665 gene encoding beta-galactosidase 7 isoform X1, whose protein sequence is MGVAEVVAGIVVLWLAVCTAAAAGSGRWRSEEGWGVQGEVTYDHRALVLNGTRRMLFSGEMHYPRSTPEMWPRLIAKAKEGGLDVIQTYVFWNVHEPVQGQYNFEGRYDLVKFIKEIQAQGLYVSLRIGPFIEAEWKYGGFPFWLHDVPNITFRSDNEPFKQHMQRFVTDIVSMMKHEGLYYPQGGPIITSQIENEYQMVEPAFGSSGQRYVRWAAAMAVNLQTGVPWTMCKQNDAPDPVINTCNGLICGETFVGPNSANKPALWTENWTSRYLIYGNDTKLRSPEDIAFAVALFIARKNGSYMSYYMYHGGTNFGRFSSSYVTTNYYDGAPLDEYGKYLIIYTNGSVLNIFTQFHNSKHINKFNESYPGLIWQPTWGHLRELHTAVKQSSEPLLFGTYSNFSLGQEQEVKITQKENSMLYFNRFHQDKDIMYDALQAHIFETESQCVAFLVNFDQHQISEVVFRNISLQLAPKSISILSDCKRVVFETAKVNAQHGSRTAEEVQSFSDINTWKAFKEPIPQDVSKAMYTGNQLFDHLSTTKDETDYLWYIVGYEYTPSDDGQLVLINVESRAHILHAFVNNAYVGRIHGSHDGPASIILSTNISLNEGPNNISLLSAMVGSPDSGAHMERRVFGIRKVSIQQGQEPEHLLDNELWGNQVGLFGERNHIYTQEGSKRVEWTTINNLAYSPLIWYKTTFPTPAGNDAIALNLTSMGKGEVWINGESIGRYWVSFKAPSGNPSQSLYHIPRQFLNPQDNILVLFEEMGGDPQQITVNTLSVTRVCSNVNELSAPSLQSQDNEPAVNLWCQEGKQISAIEFASYGNPVGDCTNYGSGSCHAGSSDSVVKQACLGKSGCSIPVTTDKFGGDPCPGIQKSLVVVASCG, encoded by the exons ATGTGGCCAAGACTCATTGCTAAAGCAAAGGAAGGTGGCCTTGATGTAATACAGACTTATGTATTTTGGAATGTTCATGAGCCTGTCCAGGGCCAG TACAACTTCGAGGGGAGATATGATCTTGTGAAATTCATCAAAGAGATTCAAGCTCAAGGACTCTATGTCAGCCTCAGGATTGGTCCTTTCATAGAGGCAGAATGGAAATACGG AGGATTTCCGTTTTGGCTACATGATGTCCCAAATATTACATTCCGAAGTGACAACGAACCCTTTAAG CAACATATGCAAAGATTTGTCACAGATATAGTAAGCATGATGAAACATGAAGGGCTTTATTACCCACAAGGAGGCCCCATTATAACTTCTCAG ATTGAGAATGAATACCAAATGGTTGAGCCTGCATTTGGCTCAAGTGGGCAACGTTATGTCAGGTGGGCAGCTGCAATGGCTGTAAACCTTCAGACAGGTGTTCCCTGGACGATGTGCAAGCAAAATGATGCTCCAGATCCAGTT ATCAATACCTGCAATGGGCTTATCTGTGGAGAAACATTTGTTGGACCAAACTCAGCTAATAAGCCTGCACTGTGGACAGAAAATTGGACCTCTCG CTATCTTATATACGGTAATGACACAAAATTGAGATCTCCAGAAGATATTGCCTTTGCAGTTGCACTCTTTATAGCAAGAAAGAATGGAAGCTACATGAGCTACTATATG TACCATGGGGGAACGAACTTCGGGAGGTTTTCTTCTTCATATGTGACAACAAACTACTATGATGGAGCTCCTCTTGATGAGTATGGtaaatatttaattatttatacAAATGGAAGCGTGCTAAATATATTTACACAATTTCATAATTCAAAGCACATCAATAAATTCAATGAATCATATCCAGGTTTAATATGGCAACCAACATGGGGTCATCTCAGAGAACTGCATACTGCAGTAAAACAGTCATCAGAACCATTACTATTCGGGACATACTCCAATTTTTCTTTAGGTCAAGAACAAGAGGTAAAAATTACACAAAAGGAAAATTCAATGCTTTATTTCAATAGATTCCACCAAGATAAGGACATAATGTATGATGCACTCCAGGCACATATTTTTGAAACAGAATCGCAATGTGTGGCTTTCCTAGTCAACTTTGATCAGCATCAGATATCAGAGGTCGTATTTCGTAATATATCATTGCAACTGGCCCCTAAATCAATCAGCATTCTCTCAGATTGTAAGAGAGTAGTTTTTGAAACTGCTAAG GTAAATGCTCAGCATGGGTCAAGAACAGCTGAAGAAGTACAATCTTTCAGTGACATTAATACTTGGAAGGCATTCAAAGAACCAATTCCTCAAGATGTGAGTAAAGCTATGTACACTGGAAACCAACTCTTTGACCATCTATCAACCACTAAAGATGAGACAGACTATCTATGGTACATTGTTGG TTATGAATATACACCAAGTGATGATGGCCAGCTTGTGCTAATTAATGTTGAGTCACGAGCACATATTTTGCATGCCTTTGTCAACAATGCATATGTAG GTAGAATACATGGGAGTCATGATGGACCTGCCAGTATAATTCTCAGCACGAATATTTCTCTCAATGAAGGACCGAACAACATATCATTGCTAAGTGCTATGGTTGGATCACCG GATTCTGGTGCTCATATGGAAAGAAGAGTCTTTGGAATCCGGAAAGTGAGCATACAGCAGGGACAAGAGCCAGAACATCTGCTCGACAATGAGCTATGGGGAAACCAA GTTGGCTTATTTGGGGAAAGGAATCACATCTACACACAAGAAGGATCAAAACGTGTTGAATGGACAACTATCAACAATTTGGCATATAGTCCGCTTATTTGGTACAAG ACAACATTTCCCACACCAGCAGGGAATGACGCAATAGCACTGAACCTTACTAGTATGGGTAAGGGTGAAGTGTGGATCAACGGAGAGAGCATCGGACGATATTGGGTCTCTTTCAAGGCTCCTAGTGGCAATCCTTCGCAATCTTT GTACCACATACCACGGCAATTTCTAAACCCTCAAGACAACATCCTGGTCCTTTTTGAGGAAATGGGAGGTGACCCACAACAGATAACAGTGAACACACTGTCCGTCACAAGAGTGTGTAGCAATGTGAATGAGCTGTCTGCACCATCACTCCAGTCCCAGGACAATGAACCAGCAGTCAATCTCTGGTGCCAGGAAGGAAAACAGATCTCGGCAATTGAGTTTGCAAGCTATGGAAATCCCGTGGGGGACTGCACGAATTATGGTTCTGGAAGCTGTCATGCTGGATCATCGGACTCTGTTGTAAAACAG GCTTGCTTGGGTAAAAGTGGGTGCTCTATTCCCGTAACAACTGACAAATTTGGAGGGGACCCGTGTCCTGGCATCCAAAAATCCCTTGTAGTCGTGGCGAGTTGCGGATGA